Proteins encoded in a region of the Vicia villosa cultivar HV-30 ecotype Madison, WI linkage group LG5, Vvil1.0, whole genome shotgun sequence genome:
- the LOC131606330 gene encoding uncharacterized protein LOC131606330 — translation MASKQEQKLHLTLLVDKEKNRVVLAEANGDFIDTLFSFLTLPLGTITRLLFKNEQQQESFGCISNLYKSVENISDEVFFNSICKRMLLYPRNDSESLCEKLKLNVDDSEPTKYFICNTCAEGTGLLSTFVGASCSCGNLMDKEIKLHGGFRNRDGVFVEKQTLYLIFDDLKVFQSFPGNTLHQLQQLGYKNMNKLTHMSVTVGLNEILELLRKALTSDSPLSDVFLTNGKFPYKCIFSSKTPLSNVPTTTNVIMDIKVTISKSKQMIVYAEAERDFVNFLFSFLTAPAGTILEQLNGNYSIGCMNNLNKSVRELHFSCFMIPIYTPTGYPKVAPQFGYVKQPLEKLCEKDTPPYRYCNNGVVYDHSKQKYGSMKLFDPRSSNGTVKSAVGFVKGQSKFIVWDNLQVTTLDKNTSSIAFLQKLKIPFDDLEVHEMSIGETEALNLLGASLTSFEAALTEALFHLIEYPEEEPY, via the exons ATGGCTTCCAAGCAAGAACAAAAGCTACATTTGACACTTttagtggacaaagaaaaaaaccgTGTAGTTTTGGCTGAAGCAAACGGTGACTTCATTGACACTTTGTTTAGTTTTCTCACACTTCCATTAGGAACTATCACCAGACTTCTCTTCAAAAATGAACAACAGCAAGAATCATTTGGTTGCATAAGTAATCTTTACAAGAGTGTGGAAAATATCAGTGATGAAGTTTTCTTTAACAGTATCTGCAAGAGAATGTTGCTTTATCCACGCAACGATTCCGAGTCCCTTTGTGAGAAACTGAAGTTGAATGTTGATGATTCAGAACCTACAAAGTACTTCATTTGTAACACTTGTGCTGAAGGAACAGGTTTGTTAAGTACTTTTGTTGGTGCTAGTTGTTCTTGTGGGAATTTGATGGACAAAGAAATTAAGCTGCATGGAGGTTTTAGAAATAGGGATGGTGTTTTTGTTGAGAAACAAACTTTGTATTTAATTTTTGATGATTTGAAAGTGTTCCAAAGCTTTCCCGGCAATACTCTTCACCAGCTCCAACAACTTGGTTACAAAAACATGAACAAGCTTACACATATGTCCGTGACTGTCGGTTTGAATGAG ATTTTGGAGTTACTAAGGAAAGCTTTAACTTCCGACTCTCCTCTAAGTGATGTATTCTTGACAAATGGAAAATTTCCGTATAAGTGCATTTTCTCCTCAAAGACTCCACTTTCTAATGTTCCTACTACTACTAACGTTATAATGGATATCAAGGTAACTATTAGTAAATCAAAACAGATGATAGTGTATGCAGAAGCTGAGAGAGATTTTGTTAATTTTCTATTCAGTTTCCTCACCGCACCTGCAGGAACTATTTTAGAGCAATTGAATGGCAATTATTCTATTGGATGTATGAATAACTTGAACAAGAGTGTGAGAGAACTCCATTTTTCATGTTTCATGATACCTATATATACTCCTACAGGATATCCCAAAGTGGCTCCTCAATTTGGTTATGTGAAGCAGCCTCTGGAAAAACTTTGTGAAAAAGATACTCCTCCTTATAGGTATTGTAATAATGGTGTGGTATACGACCACTCAAAACAAAAATATGGATCAATGAAGCTTTTTGATCCAAGATCTTCAAATGGTACAGTTAAATCTGCTGTAGGGTTTGTGAAGGGGCAATCAAAATTTATTGTGTGGGATAATCTGCAAGTGACAACATTGGATAAAAATACTTCTAGCATTGCGTTTTTGCAAAAACTCAAGATACCTTTCGATGATTTGGAGGTGCATGAAATGAGCATTGGAGAGACCGAG GCACTAAACTTGTTGGGAGCTTCTTTGACTTCTTTCGAAGCTGCATTAACAGAAGCCTTGTTCCATTTGATAGAGTACCCAGAAGAAGAACCTTATTAA
- the LOC131606331 gene encoding uncharacterized protein LOC131606331 — translation MASDQPQPQQDPKTIPLKILIDKPNNKVVAIEASKHFIDTLFSFLSLPLATIIRLLSTNTNDQQQQPQLLGSIKSLYETVQTLTPNDVWNPVCKQMLLNPKNPCESLCSKLFLNIDDTEVSSGFFVCDSCNKFTTFQNLDCTCGRPTNRQPKYLDSESVGVDSLDGVFVKENGSLFLVFDDLRVVPSSLVTSMQMLKELGYSDLSQLEEVTQNIGKQEILNLLKYALTSHEPLTNTILKSSSKKKDNSPSQFASAVKAKTCTSDIKMDVKLVRSKSQKKIIFAETGKNFVDFIFSFLAIPLGSIVKLLDGNSFVGCIDNLYKSVENLDSSWCTDSRSVLLNPGVVPQFGCPNQPLNIPHVQPPLSTYYYGTGTPKHEYNYNHGHRTVEAKVEGGVISKTFGLIYNAKQLVQLDPRSPNTSKGVVGFVKTPALYGVGDDLKVQSLSANFCLSYLKELKLPLDDLEVKVISFGEVEALSLLAASLKSKSSLTSGLEDFFIVPKQDSNLTSKYTSRLDELGKELKPED, via the exons ATGGCTTCCGATCAACCGCAACCACAACAAGACCCCAAAACAATTCCTCTCAAAATCCTAATAGACAAACCAAACAACAAAGTTGTTGCCATCGAAGCTTCCAAACACTTCATCGACACTCTCTTCAGTTTCCTATCTCTTCCACTCGCCACCATCATTCGTCTCTTATCAACCAACACCAacgatcaacaacaacaaccacaactaCTCGGAAGCATCAAAAGCCTCTACGAAACTGTACAAACCCTCACTCCAAACGACGTTTGGAACCCCGTATGCAAACAAATGCTATTGAACCCAAAGAATCCCTGTGAGTCACTTTGCTCGAAGCTGTTCTTGAATATTGATGATACTGAAGTATCAAGTGGGTTTTTTGTGTGTGATTCTTGTAACAAGTTTACAACTTTTCAGAATCTTGACTGTACTTGTGGAAGACCTACTAATAGACAGCCTAAGTATTTGGATTCTGAGAGTGTTGGTGTTGATTCCCTTGATGGGGTTTTTGTGAAGGAAAATGGgtctttgtttttggtttttgatgaTTTGAGGGTTGTGCCTAGTTCTTTGGTGACTTCCATGCAGATGTTGAAGGAATTGGGGTATTCTGATTTGAGTCAATTAGAGGAAGTCACACAAAACATTGGAAAGCAAGAG ATATTGAACCTCCTCAAGTACGCGCTAACCTCTCACGAGCCTCTGACGAATACAATTTTGAAAAGTAGCTCCAAGAAGAAAGATAACTCACCAAGCCAGTTTGCATCAGCAGTCAAAGCAAAAACTTGCACCAGTGACATCAAAATGGATGTTAAGCTAGTGCGAAGTAAATCTCAAAAAAAGATAATCTTTGCAGAAACCGGCAAAAACTTTGTTGACTTCATTTTTAGCTTCCTTGCAATACCATTAGGGTCCATCGTAAAGCTTTTGGATGGTAACTCTTTTGTTGGCTGTATTGATAATTTATACAAAAGTGTGGAGAACTTGGACTCGTCCTGGTGTACAGACTCGCGCTCTGTGTTACTCAATCCTGGTGTCGTACCACAGTTCGGTTGTCCAAACCAGCCCCTCAACATTCCTCATGTACAACCACCACTCTCTACATATTATTATGGTACGGGAACACCAAAGCATGAGTATAATTATAATCATGGTCATCGTACAGTAGAAGCAAAGGTAGAGGGAGGAGTGATTTCTAAGACATTCGGATTGATTTATAATGCAAAACAATTGGTTCAACTGGATCCAAGATCCCCGAACACGTCAAAAGGTGTTGTGGGATTTGTGAAGACACCAGCACTATATGGTGTAGGAGATGATCTAAAAGTGCAATCACTATCTGCAAATTTTTGCCTCTCATATTTGAAAGAACTGAAACTTCCTCTTgatgatcttgaagtgaaagtgATAAGTTTTGGTGAAGTTGAG GCTTTGAGCCTTCTTGCAGCTTCCTTGAAATCAAAATCTTCTCTGACTAGTGGACTAGAAGACTTTTTCATTGTGCCAAAACAAGATTCAAATTTGACCTCAAAGTATACTAGTAGGCTTGATGAACTTGGAAAGGAGCTAAAACCAGAAGACTGA